The following proteins are encoded in a genomic region of Chlorogloeopsis sp. ULAP01:
- the pcrA gene encoding DNA helicase PcrA, whose amino-acid sequence MTATIDFLSHLNPSQRRAVEHFCGPLLVVAGAGSGKTRALTYRIANLILEHRVDPENILAVTFTNKAAREMKERIQKLFAERLAIAEFGERFELLPEYDQVQLKSRVWRTYIKDLWCGTFHSLFSRILRFDIEKYQDEKGRRWNRNFSIFDESDAQSLVKEIVTKQLNLDEKKFEPRSVRYTISNAKNQGLSPQEFAKEQPNYRGRVISEVYSYYQDRLAENNALDFDDLILMPVRLFQQNEQVLGYWHNKFRHILVDEYQDTNRTQYDLISLLVTHGETKRSNWEWRDRSVFVVGDADQSIYSFRMADFTILLDFQQDFGDGLPDEDTRTMVKLEENYRSCENILQAANQLIENNTQRIDKILKATRGAGEQIFSHKADDEMAEAEFVINQIRTLERQNPELDWGSFAILYRTNAQSRPFEDILVRLGIPYTVVGGLKFYDRKEIKDVLAYLRAIANPADTVSLLRVINTPRRGIGKATIDNLVGAAQQLGTTLWEILSDETSVNTLAGRSAKSVNNFAQMISRWQEQVETLPVSELLQGVLEDSGYVQDLLNQGTDEAEDRVQNVQELFNAVLQFQEENEEVTLQAFLASTALSSDLDNLKEGQTAVSLMTLHASKGLEFPVVFLVGLEQGLFPNYRSMNDPSALEEERRLCYVGITRAQERLFISHARERRLYGNREPAMRSQFMDELPEELLATHHLGRIAYTKGVGSSTSQRTTVGKQSFRENWQVGDRVLHKKFGEGEVTHIFGSGRKISLAVKFDSLGQKIIDPVVAQLQKVE is encoded by the coding sequence ATGACAGCAACCATTGACTTTCTTAGTCACCTCAACCCCAGTCAACGCCGCGCCGTTGAACATTTTTGCGGCCCTTTATTAGTTGTTGCTGGTGCAGGTTCCGGCAAAACACGCGCACTGACTTATCGCATTGCTAACCTGATTTTGGAACATCGTGTCGATCCTGAAAATATCCTGGCGGTTACCTTTACCAACAAAGCCGCACGGGAGATGAAAGAACGGATTCAAAAGTTGTTTGCCGAACGGTTAGCGATCGCAGAATTTGGTGAGCGGTTTGAGTTATTGCCAGAATATGATCAAGTCCAACTCAAATCGCGAGTTTGGCGCACTTATATTAAAGATTTGTGGTGTGGTACTTTCCACAGTTTATTTTCTCGGATTCTCCGCTTCGATATTGAAAAATACCAAGACGAAAAAGGGCGCAGATGGAACCGTAACTTTTCAATATTTGATGAATCAGATGCTCAATCTCTTGTCAAAGAAATTGTCACAAAACAACTTAATTTAGACGAGAAAAAATTTGAACCTCGTTCTGTACGCTACACTATTAGCAACGCCAAAAACCAAGGTTTATCACCACAAGAATTTGCCAAAGAGCAACCAAACTATCGCGGACGGGTAATTTCAGAAGTTTATAGTTACTATCAAGATAGACTAGCAGAAAACAATGCCCTTGACTTTGATGATTTGATTCTCATGCCTGTGAGATTATTTCAGCAAAATGAGCAGGTATTGGGTTACTGGCATAATAAGTTTCGCCACATTTTAGTAGATGAATATCAAGATACTAACCGCACCCAGTACGACTTGATTAGCCTGTTGGTAACCCATGGTGAAACCAAAAGAAGTAATTGGGAATGGCGCGATCGCTCAGTTTTTGTTGTCGGTGATGCCGACCAATCAATATATTCATTTAGAATGGCTGACTTTACCATCTTGCTTGACTTTCAGCAAGACTTCGGCGATGGTTTGCCAGATGAAGATACCCGGACGATGGTGAAATTAGAAGAAAACTATCGCTCCTGCGAAAATATTCTGCAAGCAGCTAATCAACTCATAGAAAATAATACCCAACGAATAGATAAAATTCTCAAAGCAACACGTGGCGCAGGTGAGCAAATTTTTTCTCACAAAGCAGACGACGAAATGGCAGAAGCCGAATTTGTCATTAATCAAATTCGGACTTTAGAACGGCAAAATCCAGAATTGGATTGGGGTAGTTTTGCCATCCTCTATCGCACCAATGCCCAATCTCGCCCCTTTGAAGATATTTTAGTACGCTTGGGAATTCCCTACACAGTTGTGGGAGGCTTGAAGTTTTACGATCGCAAAGAAATTAAAGATGTATTAGCTTATTTAAGAGCGATCGCTAACCCAGCCGATACAGTTAGTTTGTTGCGAGTTATCAATACTCCCCGTCGCGGAATTGGTAAAGCCACAATCGACAATCTAGTCGGCGCTGCTCAACAATTAGGTACAACTTTGTGGGAAATATTAAGTGATGAGACATCAGTTAATACCCTAGCTGGGCGTTCTGCTAAGTCTGTGAATAACTTTGCTCAGATGATTAGCCGTTGGCAAGAACAAGTAGAAACGCTGCCAGTTTCCGAACTTCTACAAGGAGTGTTAGAAGACTCTGGTTACGTGCAAGATTTACTCAATCAGGGAACAGATGAAGCCGAAGACAGAGTGCAAAACGTCCAGGAATTGTTTAACGCAGTGCTGCAATTTCAAGAAGAAAACGAGGAAGTCACCCTGCAAGCCTTCCTTGCCAGTACCGCTCTCAGTTCCGATTTGGATAATTTAAAAGAAGGACAAACAGCCGTTTCATTAATGACTTTACACGCTTCTAAAGGGCTAGAATTTCCTGTAGTGTTTTTGGTGGGGTTAGAACAGGGATTATTTCCCAACTACCGTTCTATGAACGATCCCAGCGCCTTAGAAGAAGAGCGTCGCCTGTGTTACGTAGGTATCACTCGTGCTCAAGAAAGATTATTTATTTCCCACGCTCGCGAACGCCGCTTGTATGGAAATCGAGAACCCGCAATGCGATCGCAATTTATGGACGAGTTACCCGAAGAATTATTAGCTACTCATCATTTGGGTAGAATTGCTTATACCAAAGGTGTTGGCAGCAGTACATCGCAGCGTACAACCGTTGGTAAGCAAAGCTTTAGAGAAAATTGGCAAGTAGGCGATCGGGTGCTTCACAAAAAATTTGGCGAAGGTGAAGTCACGCACATATTTGGCTCAGGAAGAAAAATCTCTTTGGCAGTTAAATTTGATAGTCTGGGGCAAAAAATTATTGATCCTGTTGTTGCGCAATTGCAAAAAGTTGAGTGA
- a CDS encoding ATP-binding protein, giving the protein MRDLTVEFINNFFFSGNFIPHGHCYLWKPELVGLHILSDAIITLSYYSIPLTLLYFVRKREDIPFKSIFLLFGAFIISCGTTHIMEVWTLWHPDYWLSGGIKAFTALISFYTALTLIPLVPQALALPSPEQLEIANQALQEEITERKRVEQELRQYKEHLEELVNQRTAELEKTNERLQQEIIQHQLSQLKMGQLLIELKSANQELNDFAYVVSHDLKAPLRGINSLSEWLLADYADKLDTEGKELINLLIHRVKKLHNLIEAILQYSRVGRIKETIQQVNLNEIVTEIVELFQPLGNIQIKIANQLPVAYCEKTRIEQVFQNLLSNAIKFMDKPQGKIVIACIEENNEWKISVTDNGPGIEKQHFVRIFQMFQKLSDSKDLDSTGIGLALVKKIVEMYGGKVWVESEVGQGSTFFFTLKKELPNKVV; this is encoded by the coding sequence ATAAGGGATTTAACGGTGGAATTTATTAACAATTTTTTCTTTTCAGGTAATTTTATTCCTCATGGGCATTGTTATCTTTGGAAACCGGAATTAGTAGGGCTACATATTTTATCGGATGCTATTATCACACTTTCCTACTACTCAATTCCTTTGACACTATTGTATTTTGTCCGCAAAAGAGAAGATATACCATTTAAGAGTATTTTTCTTTTGTTTGGAGCTTTTATTATTTCTTGTGGTACAACTCACATTATGGAAGTATGGACACTTTGGCATCCTGATTATTGGTTGTCAGGTGGCATTAAAGCTTTCACTGCTCTAATTTCTTTTTACACTGCTTTAACACTGATACCTTTAGTTCCTCAAGCACTTGCACTTCCAAGCCCTGAACAGTTGGAAATCGCTAATCAAGCTTTACAAGAAGAAATTACAGAACGCAAGCGAGTAGAGCAAGAGTTACGCCAATATAAAGAACATCTGGAAGAACTAGTAAATCAGCGCACTGCCGAACTGGAAAAAACAAATGAAAGACTCCAGCAAGAGATAATTCAACATCAGTTATCTCAGTTAAAAATGGGGCAGCTACTGATAGAACTTAAAAGCGCAAATCAGGAATTAAATGATTTTGCCTATGTCGTTTCCCATGATTTGAAAGCGCCATTACGAGGCATTAATTCTTTATCAGAATGGCTATTAGCTGATTATGCTGATAAATTAGATACCGAGGGTAAAGAATTAATTAATTTGCTGATCCATAGAGTGAAAAAGCTACATAATTTAATTGAAGCAATTTTACAATATTCTAGAGTTGGACGCATCAAAGAAACGATTCAACAAGTAAATTTAAATGAAATAGTGACAGAAATTGTCGAGCTTTTTCAACCTCTAGGAAATATTCAAATAAAAATAGCTAATCAATTACCTGTTGCCTATTGTGAGAAAACTCGTATAGAACAAGTTTTCCAAAATTTATTGAGTAACGCCATTAAATTTATGGATAAACCTCAAGGTAAAATAGTGATTGCTTGCATCGAAGAGAATAATGAGTGGAAAATAAGTGTTACCGATAACGGACCTGGCATTGAAAAACAACATTTTGTCCGAATTTTTCAAATGTTTCAAAAATTATCTGACAGTAAAGATTTAGATAGTACTGGAATTGGACTTGCTTTAGTGAAGAAGATAGTCGAGATGTATGGCGGGAAAGTGTGGGTAGAATCAGAGGTAGGACAAGGTAGTACATTCTTTTTTACTTTAAAAAAAGAGCTACCAAATAAAGTGGTGTGA
- a CDS encoding fumarylacetoacetate hydrolase family protein, translated as MKLVTFLPCSQPQATPTVGVVVDGDAVVSLQAGSQMMAGSSSLFFVDMLAFLDGGEAAQEAAQQVIDFVCTQRPPEITYSLSDVRLLSPVPQPRSLRDCLVFEKHLIQATRSVVGWYLPPLAKLDTWVEKLRGRSLFSPPKFWYKSPVYYKGNPFSVVGTDAKIHWPTYTQKLDYELEIGIFIGKTGRNITEATARNYIAGYTIFNDFSARDIQIQEMKCRLGPAKGKDFDTGNAIGPYLVTPDEVPQPYNLTMSAKVNGEEWSQGNSNSMHFTFEEIIAYISKDETLYPGEFIGSGTVGNGCGLELNRWLKRTDVVELEVESLGTLRNVIV; from the coding sequence ATGAAACTTGTAACTTTTTTACCTTGTTCTCAACCTCAAGCTACTCCAACTGTCGGTGTGGTTGTAGATGGCGATGCTGTGGTGAGTTTGCAAGCTGGTAGCCAAATGATGGCAGGTAGCTCCTCGCTTTTTTTTGTCGATATGCTTGCATTTCTAGATGGAGGAGAAGCAGCACAAGAAGCAGCCCAGCAGGTGATAGATTTTGTTTGTACCCAACGCCCACCGGAAATTACTTACTCACTTAGTGATGTAAGATTACTCTCTCCGGTGCCGCAACCGCGATCGCTCCGCGATTGTTTAGTGTTTGAAAAGCACCTCATCCAAGCAACTCGTAGCGTAGTTGGCTGGTATTTACCACCGCTTGCGAAACTAGATACTTGGGTGGAGAAGTTACGCGGGCGATCGCTATTTAGTCCACCGAAATTCTGGTATAAATCGCCAGTTTACTACAAAGGAAATCCATTTAGTGTTGTCGGTACAGATGCTAAGATACACTGGCCTACCTATACACAAAAGCTAGATTACGAATTAGAAATTGGTATATTTATTGGCAAAACAGGACGAAATATTACTGAGGCAACAGCACGCAACTATATTGCTGGTTATACAATTTTCAACGATTTTAGCGCTCGTGACATTCAAATTCAAGAAATGAAATGTCGGCTCGGCCCAGCGAAGGGAAAAGATTTTGACACAGGTAATGCGATCGGCCCTTATCTAGTTACTCCAGACGAAGTTCCACAGCCGTATAATCTAACAATGAGCGCTAAAGTCAACGGCGAAGAATGGTCACAAGGTAACAGTAACAGTATGCACTTCACCTTTGAAGAAATTATCGCTTACATCTCAAAAGATGAAACCTTGTATCCAGGAGAATTTATTGGTTCTGGCACAGTGGGTAATGGTTGTGGATTGGAATTAAACCGATGGCTGAAGCGAACAGATGTAGTGGAATTAGAAGTGGAATCTTTGGGTACATTGCGAAATGTAATTGTTTGA
- a CDS encoding cyclase family protein, protein MRIIDLSDTLQNDKSWTPWWARNSVTYQDHKFGRFAIWLLFGITPKYLRNKLGWANDVIKLSTHGTTHMDAPWHYAPTSGGKPAKTIDQVPLEWCYGNGVVLDLRHKEDGCAITVEDLKLALEKINYQLKPFDIVLIQIGNDRRLGTREYFTHGCGVSAEATHWLIDQGIKVMGIDSWGWDVPLPVQAKQAKVTGRKDVFWAAHFVGIDKEYCQLERLVNLEQLPPHGFKVAAFPLKVKNGSAGPARVVAIIES, encoded by the coding sequence ATGCGAATCATTGATCTGAGTGATACGCTACAAAATGACAAAAGTTGGACACCTTGGTGGGCGCGTAATTCAGTCACTTATCAGGATCATAAGTTCGGTAGATTTGCTATTTGGCTACTGTTTGGAATAACACCTAAATATCTGCGTAACAAACTGGGTTGGGCTAATGATGTCATCAAGCTCTCCACTCATGGCACAACTCACATGGATGCACCCTGGCACTATGCACCTACTTCCGGAGGCAAGCCTGCTAAGACAATAGATCAAGTGCCTTTGGAATGGTGCTATGGCAACGGGGTTGTTTTGGATCTGCGCCACAAGGAAGACGGTTGTGCGATTACCGTGGAGGATTTGAAATTAGCCCTGGAAAAAATTAACTATCAACTCAAGCCTTTCGATATCGTATTGATACAAATTGGGAATGATCGCCGACTGGGAACACGAGAGTATTTTACTCATGGGTGTGGGGTGAGTGCAGAAGCGACGCACTGGTTAATTGATCAAGGCATCAAAGTGATGGGAATTGATTCTTGGGGTTGGGATGTACCACTACCAGTGCAAGCAAAACAGGCGAAAGTAACCGGAAGAAAGGATGTTTTCTGGGCTGCTCATTTTGTGGGTATAGACAAGGAATATTGCCAACTCGAACGGTTGGTTAATTTAGAGCAACTACCGCCTCATGGTTTTAAGGTGGCTGCTTTTCCATTAAAAGTTAAAAATGGTTCTGCTGGCCCGGCGAGAGTGGTAGCAATTATAGAATCATGA
- the acnB gene encoding bifunctional aconitate hydratase 2/2-methylisocitrate dehydratase produces MLESYRQHVAERAALGIPPLPLDAKQTSELCELLKNPPAGEQETLLHLLRDRVSPGVDPAAYVKAGFLTAIAKKEITSPLISPIQAVQLLGTMVGGYNVQSLIELLQTPTISVSDSSDTPLVMGGQGKEPIAAYAANALSKILLVYDAFHDILELSKTNPYAKRVIDSWAEAEWFTARPQPPEFINVTVFKVSGETNTDDLSPATHATTRPDIPLHALAMLESRMPGALETIAELKQKGHPVAYVGDVVGTGSSRKSAINSVLWHIGNDIPFVPNKRAGGYVLGGAIAPIFFNTAEDAGAFPIQCDVTKMETGMVITIYPYKGEITNEAGEVISTFTLKPDTILDEVRAGGRIPLLIGRTLTDKTRQALGLQPSTFFTRSTPLVEGEVKGYTLAQKMVGKACGLPGVRPGTYCEPIMTTVGSQDTTGPMTRDELKELACLGFSADLVMQSFCHTAAYPKPVDIKTHHELPDFFASRGGVALRPGDGIIHSWLNRMLLPDTVGTGGDSHTRFPLGISFPAGSGLVAFAGALGVMPLDMPESVLVRFKGELQPGVTLRDIVNAIPYVAIQKGLLTVEKQNKKNIFAGRIMEIEGLPDLKVEQAFELTDATAERSCAGCTIKLSIETVSEYLRSNVALLKNMVARGYGDAKTIMRRVAKMEEWLANPVLMEADTDAEYAEIIEIDLNEIKEPIVAAPNDPDNVKLLSEVAKDKVDEVFVGSCMTNIGHYRATAKVLEGAGAVKTRLWICPPTRMDEHQLKEEGVYGVFGAAGARTEMPGCSLCMGNQARVEDGATVFSTSTRNFNNRMGKDARVYLGSAELAAVCSLLGRVPTVQEYMDIVANKIHPFAGELYRYLNFDQIAGFEDEGRVIPLEEMPKIEDILGIPAGTLRSS; encoded by the coding sequence ATGCTGGAATCATATCGCCAACACGTAGCCGAACGCGCTGCCTTAGGAATTCCCCCGCTACCTCTGGATGCCAAGCAAACGTCTGAACTGTGTGAACTACTGAAAAATCCGCCTGCGGGTGAACAAGAGACATTATTGCATTTATTGCGCGATCGCGTATCTCCCGGAGTCGATCCAGCAGCTTACGTTAAAGCCGGATTTCTCACTGCTATTGCCAAAAAGGAAATCACTAGCCCCCTGATCTCACCAATCCAAGCAGTACAATTACTAGGGACAATGGTAGGAGGCTATAATGTTCAATCCTTAATTGAATTGCTGCAAACTCCCACTATTTCTGTATCGGATTCTTCCGATACACCATTGGTAATGGGGGGACAAGGCAAAGAACCAATAGCAGCCTATGCCGCCAATGCCCTCAGCAAAATTCTACTCGTATATGATGCCTTCCACGATATTTTGGAATTGTCCAAAACAAATCCCTACGCCAAACGAGTAATTGACTCTTGGGCAGAAGCCGAGTGGTTTACAGCTCGTCCACAACCGCCAGAATTTATTAATGTCACCGTTTTTAAAGTCAGTGGCGAAACCAACACCGACGACTTATCTCCCGCCACCCACGCCACCACCCGCCCGGATATTCCTTTACACGCCTTGGCGATGTTGGAATCACGGATGCCTGGCGCATTGGAAACTATTGCCGAATTAAAGCAAAAAGGACATCCAGTTGCCTACGTTGGTGATGTAGTCGGTACAGGTTCCTCTCGCAAATCTGCCATTAACTCGGTATTGTGGCACATTGGTAATGATATTCCTTTTGTTCCTAACAAGCGGGCAGGTGGATATGTATTAGGTGGTGCGATCGCACCAATTTTCTTCAACACTGCCGAAGACGCCGGTGCTTTTCCCATCCAGTGTGATGTCACCAAGATGGAAACTGGCATGGTAATTACTATCTATCCCTACAAAGGCGAAATCACAAACGAAGCAGGCGAAGTCATTTCCACCTTTACCCTCAAACCAGATACAATTCTCGATGAAGTCCGTGCAGGTGGACGTATTCCCCTATTAATTGGGCGCACTCTCACCGATAAAACTCGGCAAGCACTAGGTTTACAACCCAGCACATTCTTCACTCGTTCAACCCCCCTTGTTGAAGGTGAGGTTAAAGGTTACACCCTAGCACAAAAAATGGTGGGTAAAGCCTGTGGTTTACCTGGTGTGCGCCCCGGAACCTACTGCGAACCGATCATGACTACCGTTGGTTCCCAGGATACCACTGGGCCGATGACGCGAGATGAACTCAAAGAACTCGCCTGTCTCGGTTTCTCTGCTGATTTAGTCATGCAGAGTTTTTGCCATACCGCAGCTTATCCCAAACCAGTGGATATCAAAACTCACCACGAACTACCCGACTTTTTCGCCTCTCGTGGTGGTGTGGCTTTACGTCCCGGTGATGGTATCATCCACTCTTGGCTAAACCGGATGTTACTGCCGGATACAGTCGGAACTGGTGGCGACTCTCACACCCGCTTTCCCTTGGGAATTTCTTTCCCTGCTGGTTCTGGGTTAGTGGCGTTTGCTGGGGCGTTGGGAGTGATGCCTTTGGATATGCCAGAATCAGTTTTGGTACGCTTCAAAGGAGAATTGCAGCCCGGTGTAACTTTACGAGATATTGTGAATGCCATTCCCTACGTAGCAATTCAAAAGGGTTTGCTAACGGTAGAAAAGCAAAACAAGAAAAACATCTTCGCCGGGCGGATCATGGAAATAGAAGGCTTGCCAGATTTGAAAGTTGAGCAGGCATTTGAACTTACCGATGCTACGGCAGAACGTTCTTGTGCGGGTTGCACAATTAAGTTGAGTATCGAGACAGTTTCCGAATATCTGCGTTCCAATGTTGCCTTGTTGAAAAATATGGTAGCACGGGGTTACGGTGATGCTAAAACTATCATGCGTCGTGTTGCCAAAATGGAAGAGTGGTTGGCAAATCCGGTATTAATGGAAGCAGATACAGATGCGGAGTATGCGGAAATCATTGAAATTGATTTGAACGAAATCAAAGAACCTATTGTTGCAGCTCCCAACGATCCCGATAACGTAAAATTATTGTCGGAAGTTGCAAAAGACAAAGTTGATGAAGTATTTGTCGGTTCTTGCATGACGAATATCGGTCATTATCGCGCCACTGCTAAAGTTTTGGAAGGTGCAGGCGCAGTCAAAACCCGTCTGTGGATCTGTCCGCCGACTCGCATGGATGAACACCAATTAAAAGAAGAAGGGGTATATGGTGTTTTTGGTGCTGCCGGTGCGCGTACAGAAATGCCAGGATGCAGTTTGTGTATGGGTAATCAAGCACGAGTTGAAGATGGCGCAACGGTGTTTTCAACCTCTACCCGCAACTTCAATAACCGCATGGGTAAAGATGCGCGAGTATATCTTGGTTCAGCCGAATTAGCAGCAGTTTGCTCCTTGCTGGGAAGAGTTCCCACAGTGCAAGAATATATGGACATTGTGGCGAATAAGATTCATCCTTTTGCTGGTGAATTGTATCGGTATTTGAACTTCGATCAAATTGCTGGTTTTGAGGATGAAGGGCGCGTGATTCCGTTGGAAGAGATGCCCAAGATTGAGGATATTTTGGGAATTCCAGCTGGTACGTTGCGTAGTTCATAG
- a CDS encoding 2Fe-2S iron-sulfur cluster-binding protein produces the protein MSKTYTVEIQHQGKIHTLQVPEDETILSVAEAAGIDLPSSCHAGVCTTCAGQILQGTVDQTDGMGVSPELQKQGYVLLCVAYPRSDLKIATEKEEIVYQLQFGKS, from the coding sequence ATGTCAAAAACATACACTGTTGAAATTCAACATCAAGGTAAAATTCATACTTTACAAGTTCCTGAGGACGAGACTATATTATCAGTTGCAGAAGCGGCTGGGATAGATTTACCAAGCTCTTGTCATGCTGGTGTTTGCACAACTTGTGCTGGTCAAATCCTGCAAGGAACTGTAGACCAAACTGATGGCATGGGTGTAAGTCCCGAACTACAAAAACAAGGATATGTACTGCTTTGCGTTGCTTATCCACGTTCTGATTTAAAAATAGCCACAGAAAAGGAAGAAATCGTTTATCAGCTACAATTTGGTAAAAGTTAA
- a CDS encoding DUF3326 domain-containing protein produces the protein MRLYTAILIIPTGIGAAIGGYAGDALPVARAIAQVCDRLITHPNVLNGASLYWNLPNTFYVEGYGLDKFAAGYWGLRPVHQNRVGLVLDQGIEPELRLRQLQAADAARATLGISLTDYVITDAPLNVDLRTTSSGASWGTIGNPDSLLRAVEVLIKKARAEAIAVVARFPDCLDEQAEQNYRHGKGVDPIAGAEAVISHLVVREFCIPCAHAPAFEAPPLAPDLSPRSAAEELGYTFLPSVLVGLSRAPQFITRQTHQMPEAVDIWTDRVDAAIVPATACGSSALLSLSQEKCLIVTVNENKTQIQVPSQPLGIKSIQVNSYLEAVGVLVAHKAGIDPFSLSPKISSLHCLSN, from the coding sequence GTGCGTCTATACACTGCTATTTTAATTATACCTACTGGGATTGGGGCTGCAATTGGAGGATATGCAGGAGATGCATTACCTGTTGCAAGAGCGATCGCCCAGGTTTGTGATCGCCTCATTACTCACCCCAATGTCCTTAATGGTGCCAGCTTGTATTGGAACCTACCCAATACTTTTTATGTAGAAGGTTATGGACTAGATAAATTTGCTGCTGGGTATTGGGGTTTGCGTCCAGTACATCAAAATCGAGTAGGTTTGGTTTTAGATCAAGGTATTGAGCCAGAATTGCGGCTGAGACAATTGCAGGCAGCAGATGCAGCCAGAGCTACCCTGGGAATATCCCTAACTGATTATGTAATCACAGATGCTCCATTAAATGTAGATTTACGTACTACCTCTTCCGGTGCTAGCTGGGGAACAATAGGCAATCCAGATAGTTTACTACGGGCGGTGGAGGTACTAATCAAAAAAGCAAGGGCAGAAGCGATCGCAGTAGTTGCTCGTTTTCCCGATTGTCTTGATGAGCAAGCAGAACAAAACTACCGTCATGGCAAAGGAGTCGATCCCATTGCAGGAGCAGAAGCTGTTATTAGCCATTTAGTAGTGCGAGAGTTCTGTATTCCCTGCGCTCACGCTCCCGCCTTTGAGGCTCCACCTCTTGCTCCAGATTTATCTCCTCGTTCTGCCGCAGAAGAATTGGGCTATACTTTTCTGCCCAGCGTACTTGTTGGTTTGAGTCGCGCACCTCAATTTATTACCAGACAAACTCACCAAATGCCAGAAGCAGTGGATATTTGGACTGATCGAGTCGATGCGGCGATCGTACCAGCAACAGCATGCGGCAGCAGTGCTTTATTAAGTTTAAGCCAGGAAAAATGTTTAATTGTGACAGTCAACGAAAATAAAACTCAGATTCAAGTTCCTTCTCAGCCATTAGGGATAAAATCAATACAGGTAAACTCATATTTGGAGGCAGTAGGTGTATTAGTTGCCCATAAAGCAGGTATAGATCCTTTTTCCCTCAGCCCTAAAATATCCTCATTACATTGTTTGAGTAATTAG
- a CDS encoding CPBP family intramembrane glutamic endopeptidase: MTQHQNQEPEMPYMTRTQVLVAMGVTATILWIIAKVWLYFGNFYLMSWRWDIRALLLGIGLGLSITGLSGLAYQHCPPYRKSANYYLEIVLKPLALPDLIWLGLLPGLSEELLFRGVMLPAFGLDHLAVFFSSISFGVLHLSGAQQWPYVIWATFVGFIFGYSALFSDNLLVPIVAHVITNMLSSYLWKVGQY, encoded by the coding sequence GTGACTCAACACCAAAATCAAGAGCCAGAAATGCCATATATGACACGTACCCAAGTACTGGTGGCAATGGGAGTAACCGCTACTATTTTGTGGATCATTGCCAAAGTGTGGTTGTACTTTGGTAACTTTTATCTTATGTCTTGGCGTTGGGACATAAGGGCTTTGCTGTTAGGAATTGGTTTGGGCTTAAGCATTACTGGTTTAAGCGGCTTGGCTTATCAACATTGTCCTCCTTATCGCAAAAGTGCTAATTATTACTTAGAAATAGTACTAAAACCTTTAGCACTACCAGATTTAATCTGGTTAGGATTATTACCAGGGTTGAGCGAAGAATTATTGTTTCGCGGTGTGATGTTGCCGGCTTTTGGATTAGATCACTTAGCTGTATTTTTCTCTAGTATTTCCTTTGGTGTCTTGCACTTAAGTGGTGCTCAACAATGGCCTTATGTGATTTGGGCTACTTTTGTGGGATTTATATTTGGATATAGCGCCCTTTTCAGTGATAACTTGTTGGTGCCAATAGTGGCTCATGTAATTACAAATATGCTTTCTAGCTATTTATGGAAAGTAGGACAGTATTAA
- the purN gene encoding phosphoribosylglycinamide formyltransferase, translating into MSNSSIVDTSTPCLISPNIPSQQFSQGTPLKLGILASGSGSNFEAIANAIQNGQLNAQIQVLIYNQPQAYAAVRAANWDVPSVLLNHRDYNSREDLDWQIVQTLQQYDVELVVMAGWMRLVTQVLINAFTNRIINIHPSLLPSFKGVRAVEQALAAGVKITGCTVHLVSLEMDSGPILIQAAIPIMPDDTPEKLHARIQLQEHQILPRAIALAAQQLQALNITS; encoded by the coding sequence ATGAGTAATTCTTCAATCGTAGATACTTCTACACCTTGCCTGATTTCTCCTAATATTCCCAGCCAGCAATTTTCCCAAGGCACTCCCTTAAAATTGGGTATTCTGGCTTCAGGAAGTGGTAGTAATTTTGAGGCTATTGCCAATGCCATCCAAAACGGACAACTTAATGCCCAAATCCAGGTTTTGATTTATAATCAACCGCAGGCTTATGCTGCTGTGCGGGCAGCTAATTGGGATGTACCATCTGTATTGCTCAACCACCGTGACTATAACAGTCGTGAAGATTTAGATTGGCAAATTGTGCAAACTTTGCAGCAGTATGATGTGGAATTGGTAGTTATGGCTGGTTGGATGCGACTGGTAACGCAAGTATTAATTAATGCTTTTACTAACAGAATTATTAATATTCATCCCAGCTTGTTGCCCAGTTTTAAAGGTGTGCGTGCCGTAGAACAAGCCTTAGCTGCTGGTGTAAAAATCACTGGCTGTACGGTGCATTTGGTTTCTCTAGAAATGGATAGCGGCCCAATTTTAATTCAAGCAGCAATTCCGATCATGCCTGATGATACACCAGAAAAACTCCACGCCAGAATTCAACTACAGGAACATCAAATCTTACCACGGGCGATCGCCTTAGCAGCCCAGCAACTACAGGCTCTAAACATAACGTCGTAA